In one window of Canis lupus baileyi chromosome 12, mCanLup2.hap1, whole genome shotgun sequence DNA:
- the RAP1A gene encoding ras-related protein Rap-1A — translation MREYKLVVLGSGGVGKSALTVQFVQGIFVEKYDPTIEDSYRKQVEVDCQQCMLEILDTAGTEQFTAMRDLYMKNGQGFALVYSITAQSTFNDLQDLREQILRVKDTEDVPMILVGNKCDLEDERVVGKEQGQNLARQWCNCAFLESSAKSKINVNEIFYDLVRQINRKTPVEKKKPKKKSCLLL, via the exons ATGCGTGAGTACAAGCTAGTGGTCCTTGGTTCAGGAGGCGTGGGGAAGTCCGCTCTG acagtTCAGTTTGTTCAGGgaatttttgttgaaaaatatgACCCAACGATAGAAGATTCCTACAGAAAG CAAGTCGAAGTAGATTGCCAACAGTGTATGCTCGAAATCCTGGACACAGCAGGAACA gagcAATTTACAGCGATGAGGGATTTGTATATGAAGAATGGCCAAGGGTTTGCACTAGTATATTCTATTACAGCTCAGTCCACGTTTAATGACTTACAGGACCTGAGGGAACAGATTTTACGGGTTAAAGACACAGAAGAT GTTCCAATGATTTTGGTTGGCAATAAATGTGACCTGGAAGATGAGCGAGTAGTTGGCAAAGAGCAGGGTCAGAATTTAGCAAGACAGTGGTGTAACTGTGCCTTTTTAGAATCTTCTGCAAAGTCAAAGATCAACGTTAATGAG atattttatgaCCTTGTCagacagataaatagaaaaacacCAGTGGAAAAGAAGAAGCCTAAAAAGAAATCATGTCTGCTGCTTTAG